A window of Argopecten irradians isolate NY chromosome 1, Ai_NY, whole genome shotgun sequence contains these coding sequences:
- the LOC138335372 gene encoding uncharacterized protein, with translation MSLSSMVYLRASRGSNTYNTAMFLAKILSSLVYRTAHHIKNSTELVKTLSQYNLSPFGCLVSDDATALFTSVTVQESQPKVRLWATSLPGRSQPLHGTVRGIFQDIPRYWGRYADDTLAIICNNVVDNFTDHLNNYHPATKFTIERMKDNSIPVLDPLCSVCTVNPYPPTNISNSTAINSYP, from the exons ATGTCCCTAAGTTCTATGGTCTACCTTAGAGCGTCTAGAGGCTCGAACACTTATAACACAGCTATGTTCCTGGCAAAAATCCTATCTTCATTGGTATACCGTACAGCTCACCACATCAAGAACAGTACTGAACTGGTGAAAACACTATCACAGTATAACCTGAGCCCATTTGGGTGTTTAGTGTCAGACGATGCGACTGCCCTGTTCACCAGTGTAACCGTACAGGAGAGC cAACCGAAGGTTCGGCTATGGGCTACCAGTCTGCCCGGTCGTAGCCAACCTCTTCATGGAACAGTTCGTGGAATCTTCCAGGACATCCCAAGGTATTGGGGGAGATACGCGGATGATACCTTGGCCATCATATGTAACAATGTGGTAGACAATTTCACTGACCATCTTAACAACTATCACCCAGCCACAAAGTTCACCATCGAGAGGATGAAAGACAACTCTATCCCGGTACTGGATCCCTTGTGTTCAGTGTGTACCGTAAACCCATACCCACCGACCAATATCTCCAATTCGACAGCCATCAACTCTTACCCATAG